A portion of the Nitratidesulfovibrio termitidis HI1 genome contains these proteins:
- a CDS encoding MarR family winged helix-turn-helix transcriptional regulator: MHISTTEKLFHQLHYCMNLLHRGHGPHGPHGGRGGAHRGQGRVLALLAEQDGQSPRDLAALLRVQPPSLSELLDKLSRDGSIERRRHEEDQRMSAVFLTEKGRAMVDEVRQARKDAAEASLAGLSDEEQQALSALLDKLIASLEAKDEAGGACRRMGGHGHGGHDGHGRGRHGCCGGEDAAAHAHDGHGGHHGHGPHGHAHHGHGPHGQGCCHAGHGPEARADAEDGRGGCCGHGRAGHGDHGGNGRGGHAGRGGHAGQAGRGGQAGRGGRAGRGGRGHHDGFGPHGPRGGQGMGPEASAAAAGDTDAAENFAADAEREA; this comes from the coding sequence ATGCATATTTCCACCACTGAAAAGCTGTTTCACCAACTGCACTACTGCATGAACCTGCTGCACCGGGGGCACGGCCCGCATGGTCCTCATGGGGGGCGCGGCGGCGCGCATCGCGGGCAGGGGCGGGTTCTCGCCCTGCTGGCCGAACAGGACGGGCAAAGCCCGCGCGACCTGGCCGCGCTGCTGCGCGTGCAGCCGCCATCCCTCAGCGAACTGCTGGACAAGCTTTCGCGCGACGGCAGCATCGAACGCCGCCGCCACGAGGAAGACCAGCGCATGAGCGCCGTGTTCCTGACCGAAAAGGGCCGGGCCATGGTGGACGAGGTGCGCCAGGCCCGCAAGGACGCTGCGGAAGCTTCCCTGGCCGGGTTGTCGGACGAGGAGCAGCAGGCCCTTTCCGCGCTGCTGGACAAGCTGATCGCCTCACTGGAGGCCAAGGACGAAGCAGGCGGGGCCTGCCGCCGCATGGGCGGACACGGGCATGGTGGGCATGACGGACATGGCCGGGGCCGCCACGGCTGCTGCGGAGGCGAAGACGCCGCCGCCCACGCGCATGACGGGCACGGCGGTCACCATGGGCATGGCCCTCACGGGCATGCTCACCACGGCCACGGCCCGCACGGGCAGGGTTGCTGCCACGCGGGCCACGGCCCCGAAGCCCGCGCCGATGCGGAAGATGGACGTGGCGGATGCTGCGGCCATGGCCGGGCCGGACACGGTGATCACGGTGGTAACGGGCGCGGCGGGCATGCCGGTCGCGGTGGTCACGCCGGTCAGGCCGGTCGGGGCGGTCAGGCCGGTCGGGGCGGTCGGGCCGGTCGGGGCGGTCGGGGTCACCATGACGGTTTCGGCCCGCATGGTCCGCGCGGCGGTCAGGGCATGGGACCCGAGGCGTCCGCTGCCGCAGCCGGCGACACCGACGCGGCGGAAAACTTCGCGGCGGATGCGGAACGCGAGGCCTAG
- a CDS encoding M14 family metallopeptidase has translation MMTHRTAQRPPARRRAFRILRTLRTLRTGAYCLAALLCLHAAPALAASPAQAKRPATTQVVASASPAPAVVTAADLAKAPPRHTELDFNLYKLGTGNGPTVLVVGGIQGDEPGGFSAASLLVTHYAITNGSVWVVPNLNFPSMIKRSRGPNGDMNRKFAALRTDDPEYDTVCRIKDIILDKQVDIILNLHDGSGFYRPKNEGPMRNPMRWGQSVIIDQAALPGARHGDLAAMAQKAVREANGGLLSPAHEYHLKNTRTAEGDHEMEKTLTFFAIRNGKPAFGIEASKDFSTEQRSYYHLRVLESFLRQMGVGFRRDFAMTPRGVLAALESDVAVAFFDQRLYLPLDDVRASLGYIPLKKGEKVSFTATKPILAVVDENDGYRVFYGNRALTRITPEWREYTDGPGSLSLDVDGRKMVVPFGRMVSVRDTFTVHPVDGFRVNAIGAQVARPDARDDSECDVPIRKKDFQNRFSIDKSGNIYRVEVYRGEKFAGMILVRFEGGAKPGKRDMRPSVAGRESLLGY, from the coding sequence ATGATGACGCACCGCACCGCACAACGCCCGCCCGCGCGCCGCCGCGCCTTCCGCATCCTCCGTACCCTCCGCACCCTCCGCACCGGGGCGTACTGTCTTGCCGCGCTGCTCTGCCTGCACGCCGCGCCCGCGCTGGCGGCATCGCCCGCCCAGGCCAAACGGCCCGCCACCACGCAGGTGGTGGCTTCGGCCAGCCCCGCGCCCGCCGTCGTCACCGCCGCCGATCTGGCCAAGGCGCCGCCCCGCCACACCGAACTGGACTTCAACCTGTACAAGCTGGGCACCGGCAACGGCCCCACCGTACTGGTGGTGGGCGGCATACAGGGCGACGAGCCGGGCGGCTTCTCCGCCGCATCGCTGCTGGTCACCCACTATGCCATCACCAACGGCTCGGTGTGGGTGGTGCCCAACCTCAACTTTCCCAGCATGATCAAGCGCTCGCGCGGGCCCAACGGCGACATGAACCGCAAGTTCGCCGCCCTGCGCACGGACGACCCGGAATACGACACCGTCTGTCGCATCAAGGACATCATCCTCGACAAGCAGGTGGACATCATCCTGAACCTGCACGACGGCAGCGGTTTCTATCGGCCCAAGAACGAAGGCCCCATGCGCAACCCCATGCGCTGGGGACAGAGCGTGATCATCGACCAGGCCGCCCTGCCCGGCGCACGCCACGGCGATCTTGCCGCCATGGCCCAGAAGGCCGTGCGCGAGGCCAACGGGGGGCTGCTGAGCCCCGCGCACGAATACCACCTGAAGAACACCCGCACGGCAGAAGGCGACCACGAGATGGAGAAGACCCTGACATTCTTCGCCATCCGCAACGGCAAGCCTGCCTTCGGCATAGAGGCCAGCAAGGATTTCTCCACCGAACAGCGTTCGTACTACCACCTGCGGGTGCTGGAATCGTTCCTGCGCCAGATGGGCGTGGGCTTCAGGCGCGACTTCGCCATGACCCCGCGCGGCGTGCTGGCCGCGCTGGAAAGCGACGTGGCCGTGGCCTTCTTCGACCAGCGGCTGTACCTGCCGCTGGACGACGTGCGCGCCTCGCTGGGGTACATCCCGCTCAAGAAGGGCGAAAAGGTATCGTTCACCGCCACCAAGCCCATCCTGGCCGTGGTGGACGAGAACGACGGGTACCGGGTGTTCTACGGCAACCGGGCGCTGACGCGCATCACCCCCGAATGGCGCGAATACACCGACGGCCCCGGCTCGCTCTCGCTGGACGTGGACGGCCGCAAGATGGTGGTGCCCTTCGGCAGGATGGTCAGCGTGCGCGACACCTTCACCGTGCACCCCGTGGACGGCTTTCGCGTCAACGCCATCGGCGCGCAGGTGGCCAGGCCCGACGCGCGCGACGACAGCGAATGCGACGTGCCCATCCGCAAGAAGGACTTCCAGAACCGCTTTTCCATCGACAAGTCGGGCAACATCTACCGGGTGGAAGTGTACCGGGGCGAAAAGTTCGCGGGCATGATCCTGGTGCGCTTCGAGGGTGGGGCCAAGCCCGGCAAGCGCGACATGCGGCCTTCGGTGGCTGGGCGGGAGAGTCTGTTGGGGTATTAG